The genomic DNA CGACCTGATCACGCAGCAGCTCGATGCCGACACCGGCATGCTGGCGTTCCGCAATACGGACCGCGCCACGGCGCACGGCCTGGAACTGGCCGGCGAGCAGGCCTTCGGCTCCGGTGCGCGCGTACGCGCCAGCTATACCTGGCAGCTGGCGCGCGATGGCGCCGGCGCCTGGCTGGTCAGCTCGCCGCGCCACCTGGCCAAGCTGGCGGCCACCGTGCCGCTGGCCGGCCTGCCGGCGCGGCTGGGCAACGAGCTGCAATGCAGCGCCGCACGCCGCACCGAGCACGCGCTGGCCGCCGGCTATTGCGTGGCCAACGTGACGTTGACCACGCTGCCCGGCGCGTTCGGCCGCGGCGTCGGCGTGGCGGTCAGCGTCTACAACCTGTTCGACCGCCGCTACGGCGATCCGGCCGGTCCCGCGTTCGTGCAGGAATCGGTGCCGGGCGCCGGCCGTACCTTGGCGCTGCGGCTGGACTACCAGTTCGGGCGATGACCGTGACCGCTCCGCCAATGCGCATCGTCGGGCGCGTGCTTGCGCGCGCCATGCTGCCGGCCGCCCTGCTGTACGCCGCCCCCAGCGGCGCACAGGACGACGACAGCCGCCTGAAAGCCGCGTTCATCTTCAACATCGCCCAGTTTACGACGTGGCCGCCGGCCGGCGCCGCGCGTCCGCTGGCCATCTGCGCCAGCCCGGCGCACAGCCTGTGGACCGGCCTGCGCGAGCTGGATGGCAAGGCGCTGGCCGGGCGAGCGCTCGCCGTCGTCGACAGCGCCGGCGGCCGGCCGTGCGATATCGTCGTCTACAGCGCCGCCGCCGCGCCGGCCGTGGCGCCCGCCGCCATCGCCGGCACGCTGACGATCGTCGATGGCGCCCGTAGCGGCCGTTACCAGGGCGCCGTCACGCTGGTCGAGGAGGACCCGCACCTGCGCTTCGACATCGACACGCGCGAGGCCGCCCGGGCCGGCCTGAAATTCAGCTCGCGCCTGCTGCAACTGGCCAGGAACGTGCTCTGATGCCGCACCGTCGACAAGCCCCACGCCGGGCCAGCAGATCACGCGCACCTTGGGCGTGGGCCAGCTGGCGGCCGCCATCTCCGCGCTGGTATTCGCCGGCGCCATCCTGCTGGGCTACGAATGGGTCGCGCTGCGCGGCGCGCTGGACGACGAAACGCGCATGCAGGCCGCCATCGTGGCCGACAACGTGGCCGCCTCGCTGATGTTTGGCGACCCGCAGGCGGCCGGCGAGATGCTGGCATCGCTGCGCCAGACGCAGTCCCTGCGCACGGCTGCACTGTACGGCCGCGACGGCCGGCTGTTCGCCCGCTACGTGGCGCCAGGCCATGCCGCGCGGCCAGGCCTGGACGCGGCCATGCCGGAGGTCGGCATGCTGGCCGTAACGCAGGCGGTCAGCTATCGCGGCCAGGCGCTGGGCCGGCTGGAACTGGTCACCAGCACCGACCGCATCGTCACCGGCCTGCTGCGCTACGCCGGCCTGCTGGCGCTGGCCTCGCTCGGCGGCTTGCTGGTGGTCGCGGTCGTGATGGCGCGCACCCGCGCCCGCGTGGCGGCGGCGGAGCGCGAGCTGCACTACCTGGCCAATACGGATGCCGTGACCGGCCTGCCGAACCGCCGCGCCACCTACCAGTGGCTGGAGGACGCCATCGCCGGTCACCGCGCGAAGGCGGGGCAGGTCGCCGTGCTGCTGATCGACCTGGACAACTTCAAGCTCGTCAACGACACGGCCGGCCACGCCGCCGGCGACGTGCTGTTGCGCCAGGTGGCGGCGGCGCTGGGCGGCGTGGTGCGCCCGCCCGACCTGGTCGGACGCATCGGCGGCGACGAATTCGCCGTCATCGCCGAAGTGGCCGACGCGGCCGGGGCGCACGCGATCGGCGAGCGCCTGCTGGCGGCCCTGCGCACGCCGTTCGCGCTGGAGACCGGCGAGGTGTTCGCCACCGCCAGCGTGGGACTGTGCCTGTATCCGCAGGACGCGCCGGGCATGACGGAAGTGCTGAGCAGCGCCGACGCGGCGTTGTACCGGGCCAAGAGCGGCGGCCGCAACCGGCTGGTGGCGTTCGTGCCCGAGATGACCTTGGCGGCGCAGCGGCGCGCCCAGCTGGAGGCGGACCTGCGCCGTGCCATCGAGCAGGAGGCGCTGCTGCCATACTATCAGCCGCAGTTCGACTGCCGCACGGGGGCGATGGTGGGCGTGGAGGCGCTGCTGCGCTGGCCGCACCCGGAGCGCGGCTTCGTCTCGCCTGGGGAATTCATCCCGGTGGCGGAAGACACGGGCCTGATCGTGGAACTGGGCCGCTGGGTACTGCGGCGCGCCTGTGCCGACGTGGCGGCGTGGGACCGCCAGGGCGCGCCGCCGCTGACGGTGGCGGTCAACGTCTCGGCGCGCCAGCTGAAGGAGCCCGACTTCCTGGGCGACGTGCTGGCGGCGCTGCACACCAGCGGCCTGGCGCCGGGGCGGCTCGAGCTGGAGCTGACGGAAAGCCTGCTGATGGACGACGTGGAGGGCGCCCTGACGTTCATGCACGCGGTGCGTGTGGCCGGCGTGCGCCTGTCGATCGACGATTTCGGCACCGGCTATTCGTCGCTGGCCTACCTGCAGTCCTTCCCGATCAACCAGCTGAAGGTGGACCGCAAGTTCGTGCAGTCGCTGCCGGTGGCGGGCCACACGATCGCCACGGCCGTGATCGCGCTGGCACGGGGCTTTGGCCTGGCCGTCATCGCCGAAGGGGTGGAGCGGCCGGAGCAGCTGGAATGGCTGCGCGCGGCCGGCTGCGACCATGCGCAGGGCTTCCTGCTGGGCATGCCGATGCCGGCCGCGCAGCTGCTGGCGCTGGCAACCAGGCCGGCCACGCCAGTCGAGGCCTGAGTCAGGCGCCTTGCTTGCGCACGCGCGCGGCGAACGACTTCTCGAAGAATTCGCCCAGCGTCGCTTCCAGCCACTGCGGCGTCAGCTCGGCGCAGGCGATGGTGCCGCCTTCCTTGCCGCTGCCGTCGCGCGCGCGCAGGTCGAAGGCGCTGGTCCACTCCAACAGGCAGCTGTTCTCGATGGCGGCGAAAGTCAGCATGCAGGCGTCGCGGCCGGCGTGCGCCGCCAGGCGGTTCTTTTCCGGCACGAAGATCAGCCGGATGAAGTCGTTCCAGCCGTCGTTGCCTTCCTCGACCTTGCCATCGTAATCATGTTCGTACATCTGCTTGCGCACGGCGGCGAATTGCGGCCGCACCACGTTCTCCAGCGTGCGCCGGTACTGCTCCCGGAAATCCAGGCGCGCCTGGCGCGCGGCCTGCTCCTGCGCGGCCTGCTTGGCCGCTGCCAGGTCGGCCTCATGCTTCAGCGCGGCTTTTGAAAAGATCGACATCGCATCCTTACCTGAAAAACATCAGTGTACACGCAAGGCGTTGTTGCGTGCTTGCGCCAGAACGCGTCCGCCACGCGTGCAAAACATGGCATGACGCGGCGGCCCGTGCTACCATTAATTCCGTATGGCAATACTCTATTGCCAGCCCTTCGGTCCCCATCCCCGCCCGAACTTCGCGACGTCCGTCGCCAGACTCATTCACATCCAGACAATATTATGAAGCTCGCTAATCTGAAAATAGGCGTTCGCCTGTCGCTGCTGGGAGCATTCTTCCTGGTGACCCTGCTGTTGGTCGGTATTACCGGCTGGTCGGCGCTGCGCAGCATGAACGAGCGCAACGCCGCCGGTTTCGTGGAGGCCGACCAGCTGCTGCGCGCCGTCGACAATGCCCGCATCGCCCAGGTGGATTTCAAGATCCAGGTGCAGGAATGGAAGAACCTGCTGCTGCGCAGCTACGACGAGGAACACGCCGCCAAATATCGCGACGCCTTTACCAAGGCCGGCGCCTCCACGCAGGACAAGCTGCAGAAGCTGAAGGGCCAGATGAGCCAGCTGCAGCTCGACACCGCCATGGTGGAGGAGGCGGCGCGCCTGCAGGGTGACCTGCAGCAGCGCTACCTCGCCGCCTTCAAGCAATACGTGGTGGGCGACCTGACCAGTGCGAAGGTCGTCGACGCGGCCGTCAAGGGCATGGACCGCGCGCCGACGGAGCAAATCGACAAGATCGTCACCTACATCGAAAAAGCGGCCGACGAGCGCATGGCCAAGGTGGCCGGGCAGAACGCCAGCGAATACCAGCGTTCCGTCGTGATGCTGCTGGCCCTGCTGGTGGCGGCCGTCGTCATCGGCGGCGTCATCGTCGTCATGCTGGTGCGCGGCATCACGGTGCCGCTGGCTCGTGCGCTGGACATCGCCCGCGACGTGGCCGATGGCGACCTGCGTGCCGAAGTGCGCTCGAGCCGCCAGGACGAGATCGGCGATCTGCTGCGCGCCCTGGGCACGATGAGCGGCAACCTGGCCCATATCGTCAGCCGCGTACGGGGCGGTACCCAGGCGATCGCGGCGGCATCCGCCGAGATCGCGCACGGCAACGCCGACCTGTCGGCCCGCACCGAAGACATGGCCGGCTCGCTGGAAGAGACGGCGGCGTCGATGACGGAGCTGACCAGCACCGTGCGCGCCAACAGCGACAACGCCAGCGAGGCCGCGCGCCTGGCCGGCCAGGCCTCCAGCGTCTCCGGCCGCGGCAGCGAGACGGTGGCCGAGGTGGTGGCGTCGATGGGCGCGATCGGCGAGAGCTCGGGCAAGATCGCCGAGATCATCGGCGTCATCGACGGTATCGCCTTCCAGACCAATATCCTGGCGTTGAACGCCGCCGTGGAAGCGGCCCGCGCCGGTGAGCAAGGGCGTGGCTTCGCCGTCGTCGCCAGCGAGGTGCGCAACCTGGCGCAGCGCTCGTCGTCGGCCGCCAAGGAAATCCGCGAGCTGATCACGGCTTCCGTCGCCGAAGTGGGCTCGGGCCGCGCGCTGGTGGACCGCGCCGGCGCGACCATGCGCGAGGTGTTGACGAGCGTCGAGCAGGTCACGGCTGTCGTCACCGAGATCTCGATGGCCAGCACGGAGCAGCAGGAAGGCATCGAGCAGATCGGCACGGCGATCGCGCATATCGACAGCGTGACGCAGCAGAACGCGGCGCTGGTGGAGCAGGCCGCCGCGGCGGCGGAATCGCTGAAGCAGCAGGCCCGTGAGCTGGACGAGGCGGTGGCGATCTTCAAGCTGGCTGCCTGAAGCGCGGCAGCGTAGTTCGAACGGCCGGGGCGTGCGAGCGTCCCGGCCGTTTTCCGTTTACCGTCAGCGCGCCAGCACCATCCCCAGCCGCAAGGCCGTATCGCTGACCTCGTCCAGCGAGGGCCGGTAACCCTGTTCGATCCAGCGCAGCGCGATGTGGATGACGCCGCCGACGACGCCGGCTTGCAGCAGGGCGTCGCTGGGGCGGCCGGGAGCGAGCAGTTGCGCCACCATCGCGCCGGTGGCGCGTAGCGCGGCATCGAAGGCCGCGTCCACGGCCGGGCTGACGCCGCGGATCTCGACCAGGAACACGCGCGCGCAATGCGGCTCGCGCTGCAGCGCCGCAAAGTAGGCGTGCAGCATCGCGCGCGCACGGCTGGCGCGCGCCCGCCCCGCGGCTCGTGCAGCCGCGGCGATTTCCTCGCCCACGCTGGCCACGACCGCTTCGAAACAGGCCACCAGCAGCGCCTCGCTGTTGGCGAACGATTCGTAGAAATAACGTTCCGTCAGCCCCGCGGCGGCGCACACCGCCTTGACGGTCGCGTGGCGGTAGCCGGTGGCGCCGTACACCGCAACGGCGGCCGCGATCAGGCGCTGGCGCCGATCGGCGCGCCGCTCATCGGGCGGGAGGCCGCGGTAGGCGCGGTGGGATGGCTGTGCGGTCATGGCGTATTTTGACACAGCGATTGTCTTTCCGGCATGGGTGGGCTATTCTGACAATGAGCGGTGTCAGAATGCCGCGACAGGAGACCGCATGCAAGAAGCCGCCGCGAGTAGCGCCGCCGAGACCGACGTGCTGGACGTGCTGATCGTCGGCGCCGGCCTGTCCGGCATCGGCGCGGCCTGCGCCTTGCGCGCGGGTTGTCCCGACCGCCGCTTCGCCATCCTGGAGGCGCGCGACGCCATCGGCGGCACCTGGGACCTGTTCCGCTACCCGGGCGTGCGCTCGGACTCGGACATGCATACGCTGGGCTACCGCTTCCGCCCTTGGGCCGACGCGCGCGCCATCGCGGACGGCCCGGCCATCCTGGACTACATCCGCGCCACCGCGCGCGAGGGCGACGTGGAGCGGCACATCCGCTTCGGCCACCGGGTGCTGCGGGCCGACTGGTGCAGCGCCGCCGCGTTGTGGACCGTGCAGGCCGAGCATGCGGGCGCGCCGGTGACGCTGCGTTGCCGCTTCCTCTACCTGTGCGCCGGCTATTACGACTACGCGGCGGCGCACCGGCCGGCGTTCGACGGCGAGCCGTCGTTCCGCGGCATCGTCGTGCAGCCGCAATTCTGGCCGCGCGAGCTGGATTGGCGCGGCCGCCGCGTCGTCGTCGTCGGCAGCGGCGCCACCGCCGTGACCTTGGTGCCGGCGCTGGCGCGCACGGCGGCGCACGTGACGATGCTGCAGCGTTCGCCCACCTACGTGGTGGCGCGGCCCGCCGTGGACCGCTTTGCCGGTGCCGTGTCGCGGCTGCTGCCGGCCCGGCTGGCCTACCGCGTGATCCGCTGGAAGAACGTGTTCGAGAGCATCGTGCTGTACCGCCTGGCACGGCGCCGTCCCGAACTGGTCAAGCGTCACATCGTGGCCCAGGCAGCGCGCCAGCTGGAGCATGCCTGCGATGCGCGGGTCCACTTCACGCCCAGCTACCGGCCGTGGGACCAGCGCATCTGCGTGGCGCCGGATGGCGACCTGTTCCAGGCGATCCGGCAGGGGCGCGCCAGCGTGGCGACCGACGTCATCGAACGCTTCACGCCGTGCGGCCTGCGCCTGCGCTCCGGGCGCGACCTGCCGGCCGACATCGTCGTGCTGGCCACGGGCTTGCAGCTCAAGCTGCTGGGCGGCATGGCGCTGACGGTGGACGGGCGCGCGGTGCGGCCGGCCGACACGCTGGTGTACAAGGGTATGATGCTGGGCGACGTGCCCAACCTGGCGCTGGCCTTCGGCTATACCAACGCATCATGGACGCTGAAGGCCGACCTGACGGCACAGTGGGTGTGCCGCTTGCTGCGCCACATGCGCCGCCATGGGCATGCGATCGCACTGGCGCGCCACCAGCCGGACGTGGCACCGCGGCCGTTCCTGGACTTCACGTCCGGCTACGTGCAGCGCGGCGCCGGCCTGCTGCCGCGCCAGGGCGCACGCCGGCCCTGGCAGGTATATCAGAACTACTTGCTGGACCTGCTGACGATCCGCTGCGGCCGCCTGGCCGACGGCGTGCTGCGCTTCGGCGCCGCCGGCAGCCTGCCCTGAGCCACCAAACCGAAGGAGAACAAGATGATCGGACCTGTGACGACGGCGCTGCTGGCCACGCCGGCCCTGACGGCGGCCGCGCTGGCCGTGCTGACGCAACGCGTGGCGCGCAAGGTGGAAGCGGCGCTGCCGCCGCGCGGCCGCTTCGTCGACGTGCCGGGCACGCGGCTGCACGTGCGCGAGCTGGGCAGCGGTCCGGCGCTGCTGCTGGTGCATGGCCTGGGCGGCCAGATGGCGCACTTCACCTACGGCCTGGCGCGCCGGCTGGCCGACCGCTACCGGGTGGTGGTGGTCGATCGCCCCGGCTCGGGCTACTCGCACCGCCATGCAGACGGGGCGGGCCTGCGCACGCAGGCGGGCGCGCTGGCGGCGCTGATCGACACGCTGGGCCTCGCGCGTCCGGTGGTGGTGGGGCATTCGCTCGGCGGCGCCGTCGCGTTGACGCTGGCGCTGGAGCATCCGGACCGGGTCGCCGGGCTGGCGCTGCTGGCACCGCTGACGCAGGCACAGGACGAAGTGCCGCCGGCGTTTCGCGCGCTGACGATCAAGAGCGCGGCGCTGCGCACGGCCGTGGCGTGGACGCTGGCCACGCCGGGCGGCATGGCGCGCGGCGCATCCGTGTTGCGGCAAGTGTTCGCGCCCGAGCCGGTGCCGCCGGACTTCGCCGTCAACGGCGGCGGGTTGCTCAGCCTGCGCCCAAGCCAGTTCCTCGCGGCGGCGGCCGACTTGCAGGCGCTGCCGCACGAGCTGCCGGCGCTGAGCGCGCGCTATGCGGACCTGCGCGTGCCGGTGGCCGTGCTGTTCGGGCGCGAGGATCGCATCCTGGACTGGCAGCGGCACGGCGCCGGGCTGGCCGCCGCGGTGCCGGGCGCGCTACTGGAAACCGTGGCGGGCGGGCATATGCTGCCGGTCACGCAGCCCGACGTGTCGGCGGCCTTCATCGACGCCGCCGCGCAACGCGCGCTGGCAGTACCGGCGCAGGTCGCCACGCCCTGACAACTGCCCAGCCCGTGTCCCACCGCGGGGTCAGACACCAAAGTGGGACACGCACTCAGCCGTTAGACGGCTTGACGTGTCGGCGGCAGTACAACGCACGACTGTCCTCTCGACGTAGCCCAGGTGTCGCGTTGCCTGCACCCGCGGCATGCGCAGCGGTGCTTCGCACAGGTGTGCGGCTGGGCCGGCTGGCGGTTGCTACCAGACAACTGCCGTCAGCAGGTCGCCGTCCTCCAGCACGCGCCAGTGCGCGCGCACGCTGGCGCCCACCGGCCACTGGGCACACAGCGGTTCGGCCACGGTGAAGTCCAGCCATTGCGGCCCGAGCGCGCGCACGCGCACGGCGGAGAAGTCGAAGAAGCGGCCCACTGCGCCGTAGGCCGCCTTGTAGAAGCTTTCCTTGGCCGAGAACACCAGCGGCAGCAAGGCGTCGCGCGCCAGCACGTGTTCGTGCGCCGCCAGCAGCGCCAGTTCGGCGGCATCGACGGCCAGGGCTGCGATGCTGTCCTGCAGCTCGGGCGGAGCCGGCGATTCCAGGTCGATGCCGACGCCATGCCAGGCCTGCGCGGGCAGGGCGACGGCGCCGGCGCGGCGGCTGTTGTGCGTGATGCTGCCGATCGCGCCGGCAGGCCAAAGCGGCTCGCGGTTGGGGCCCTTGCCCACGTCCGCCAGCGGCAGGCCGGCCGCGGCCAGCGCCAGGCGCGCGGCCAGCCGGCCGTGGAAGTACTCGGCCTGGCGCTTGCGCACGCTGCGCGCAACGTCCGGCGGCAGCGCGATGGCGGCGCCGCCGAAGGCGCCCAGGTCGAATCCGGCGGGGCTGAAGCCGAGCAGGTGCACGGCCAGCGTGACGGGCCTGCCGTTGCCAGCGTCGGCCACGGGCCAGGACAGCACGGCATGGCCGGCCGGCGCGGCGGGGAGGGTGGGTTCGGCGCTCATGATGGCCCTGAAAAGTTGGCACGATACCCCTACAATAGGTTTTCGTCCACTTGCCCGTTCCCGATGAAGCCCGAAATCCTTGTCATGGCCCCCAGCCCGTCGCCTGCCGTCATGGCGCAGTTCGACGTCCATTTCACCTGCCACCACGTGTGGCGGCTGCCGGCCGATGAACACGCGGCGTTCATCGCCACCGTCGGTGCCGGCGTGCGCGCCCTGGCGACGACCGGCACCATCGGCATGGACGCGGCACTGGCGGCGCGCCTGCCACGGCTGGAGCTTGTCGCCGTCAACGGCATCGGCGTCGATGCCGTCGATTTCGAGCTGACGCGCGCGCGCGGCATCCGCGTCACCAATACACCTGGCGTGTTGACGGACGACGTGGCCGACCTGGCGGTGGCGCTGCTGCTGGCGGCGGCGCGGCGCATTCCCGCGCTGGACCACTATGTGCGCGGCGGCCAGTGGCAGGCACGCGTGCCGCTGCAGCCGGCCCGCACCCTGCGCGGCAAGACGGCCGGCATCTACGGCTTCGGCCGCATCGGCAAGGCCGTGGCGCAGCGCCTGGCCGGTTTCGGCATGGCGCTGCGCTACTTCCAGCCAAACGTGGTTGCCGCGACCGACGTGCCGCGCAGCGCATCGCTGCTGGCGCTGGCGCAGGAAAGCGACTACCTGGTCGTGTGCGCGCCAGGCGGCGCCGCCACCCGTGGCATGATCGGCCCGGCCGTGCTGGCGGCGTTGGGGCCGCAGGGAACCTTGATCAACGTGGCGCGCGGCTCCATCGTGGACGAGGCGGCGCTGGTCGCGGCACTGGCGGCCGGCACGCTGGGCGCCGCGGGGCTGGACGTGTTCGCCAACGAACCGGAGGTGCCGGTGGCATTGGCGGCGCTGCCGAACGTGGTGCTGACGCCGCACGTGGGCAGCCTGACGGTGGAGACGCGCCACGCCATGGGCCAGCTCGTGATCGACAATCTGCTGGCGCACTTCGCCGGCGCGCCCCTGCTCACGCCCGTGCAGTGACCCTCACGGCGCGGTGCCGTGCAGGGCGCGCTCGCGGAACTGGCGCGGCGTGATGCCCATCAGCTTCTTGAAGGCGCGGCTGAAGTATGCCGGGTCGCGAAAGCCCAGTTCCTCGCCCACGCTGGCGATCGTGGCCGGCATATAGGTCAGCTTGCGGCAGGCTTCCAGCAGCAGGCGGTCCTGGGTCATGTCGAATGCGGACTTGCCGGCCAGGCGCAGGCAGACGCGGTTCAGCCGCGCCGCCGTCACGTTCAATTCGTCCGCATAGCGTGCCACCAGCCACTGGGCGCGGTAGTGCCGCTCCACCAGGGCGCGGAAGGCGCTGAACAGTTCGAAGTCGGGCCGCCCCGATTCGTCGGCCAGGCGGCGCTCCGTGTCCAGCCGCACGACCAGCAGCAGGATGCTGCGCGCCAGCCATTCCACCAGCAGCGGCTGGCCGTAGCGTGGCCCGCGCGCCTCCGCCTCCAGCTCGCCCAGCAGGGCGGCCAGCCTTGCGCGCAGCTCGGGTGCCTCGTGCAGGCGCAGCGCCTGGGCACGCTCGAACAGCGGCGCGAACAGGTCCACCGACGTCACGATATGGTGATCCAGCGTGAGTACCCAGCCGGCCGCGTGGTCGGGAAAGCTGAACGCATGGGTGACCCCGGCCGGCACGGCGATGACGCTGGGGCCGTCGCACTGCCACAGCATGTTCTCGACCTGGGCGCTGACCCGGCCGGTCATCAAGAACACCAGCTGGTACAGGCCACGGTGGCGGTGCGCGCCGATATGCCAATCGTGCGGGCGGCTGTGCGCCGCGATCGGCTCGATGTGGACGAATTCGGCATTGTCGATCGGCGCGTTGGCACCGTACAGGGCAAAGCGGGGCAGTTCGCGGGGCAGGCTTTTCATGGCGACTCGGAGTGAGGTCCCATGGTACAAGTTTTATTCCTGCCCGGCCAGTTTTTCGCGGCAGACCTGCTTGCTGGCGGCTGATCCATGGCGCCGCGCCGGCGTTGCAACGACGTGCGCGGCTGGCGCAATGCCTGGCTGTTGCCAGCTGTTGCCGCTACTTGTTGCGGTTGGCGATCTCATTGCCGACATAGCCGCCGCCGATGATGCCCGCCAAGGTGGCCAGCTTCTTGCCATTGCCGTGGCCAACCTGGTTGCCCAGCAGGCCGCCCACCACGGCGCCGGTACCGATCGCAACATAGTTCGGCTTGCTTTCCTGTACCACCGGGGCCGGGGCGGGGGCCGGCTGAGGATGCCGCGCAGCATAGCTCCGCACTGGCGCGTGCGCCGGTTTGCGCGGTGCCGGTTCACGGTATTCGGCTTCCTGGGCCGCCGCGCGTTCCGGCGCTGCCTGGCTGGCCAGGGCGGGTTGCGGCATCGCTGCTGGCTGCTGCGGTTGCAGCGACAGCGGCTGCGCGCCCGACTGCCCCGCCAGCTGTAGCGGCGCCAATTGCTGCGCCGCGACAGCCTGGCCGGTCGCGATGGCTGGCTGGGCCAGTTGGCCGGTGGCATTGCGTACGCCGCCGGTTCGGCTTTGCTCGATGGCAGTACGCCCGTCAGGGCGGCAATGCCGGTACCGCTCAGGGCGATGACCGACACGGCCGCGGCGGCGAACAGCGGGTGGATACGACTTGCGGTAGCGACTTTTTCCATGATCTTTCTCTCCATTGCCATTGTTTAGCCTGCAGAGCGAGATTACGGCTTGCGGCGCGCCCCGGCTATACGGTGACCTGTATCACTCGTTACCGTTTGTAAGGATGGCGCACTGGGCCGAGGGGGCCGTACCGTGCCGTTTCAGGTACACTGCGCGCGTTATTGATCAGGTCGTCCATGTTCCCGTCCCTTCCCGCATTCCTGCAACCCTGCATCGCCGCGGCCCTCGCGTGGCACCTCGCAACAGCCCTCGCAGCGCCGGCCGAACCGCCTGCCCGGCAGCCCGTCATCGCGATGCAGCACACCAGCTGGACGGCCAGCAACGGCGCACCGACGGGAATCACGGCCATCGCGCAGACGCCGGACGGCTGGCTGTGGATCGGCGGCGCCGCTGGCCTGTTCCGCTTCGACGGCGCCCGTTTCGAACGCGCTCGCGACATTGGCCTGGAACCGCTGTCATCGAGCATCACCAACCTGGGCGTGCTGCCCGACGGCACCCTGTGGCTGGTCTACAAGTACGGCGGCGCCAGTTTGCTGGCAAATGGCCGCATGCGCCATTTTCGTGTCGGCGAACACGGTACGCCCGCGGGTTCGATTTCCGGCCTGGCGCAGGATGGCGCGGGCCGGCTCTGGCTCGGCACGTCTGGCGGCGGCCTGCGCGAAATGAGCGCCGCGGGCGTGTGGCGCGCGCCAGCGGCGGCGATGGCGGCCCCGGCGGCGCCGTCCAGGCGATGCTGCGCGATCGCGACGGCGTATTCTGGGTGCGCACCGTCGCGGGTGTCTTCGTGCTGCCGAAGGGCGCCAGCCGCTTCGAACGAAAGCTCGATGTCACTGGCCATGGCATATTGGCCGAACACCCTGACGGCAGCATCTGGACGTCGGACGTGATGCGTCCCGGGCTGCAGCAGCTGGCGGGCGCGCCCGGGGCCGATCCGAAGGCGTGGCAGATTGACGACCGGATCAGTGCTTTCCTGTTCGACCGCGCCGGCAACCTGTGGCAACCGGATTACCGCGGCGTGTTGCGTCATTCCGCCGTGCAGGCACGGCAGCATCGCACCGATGCCGAGCACGGGCTCTCTGGCCTGCATGGCTTTACCGTGTTCCAGGACCGCGAGGACAATATCTGGGTCGGCACCGAGAATGGCCTGGACCGGTTCCGCGAGCCGCGGCTGAAGGCCATCGACCTGCCGCGCTATACGGCGGGAGCGCGTCCGCTGGCGCCGCGTCGCGAGGGCGGCGCGTGGGTCGACCGCTCCGCGCTGGCCGGCCCCGCCGCGGCGCCGGTACCGTTCGCGCCGCCCTCGTCGAACCTCGACCTGACGACCGCGCTGCATGCCGGCGCCGACGGCACGCTGTGGAGCGGCGGCATCGGCGGGCTGTGGAAAGTGCGCGCTGGGCAGCGCGAAGCGGTGCCATTGC from Pseudoduganella armeniaca includes the following:
- a CDS encoding NAD(P)-dependent oxidoreductase, with product MKPEILVMAPSPSPAVMAQFDVHFTCHHVWRLPADEHAAFIATVGAGVRALATTGTIGMDAALAARLPRLELVAVNGIGVDAVDFELTRARGIRVTNTPGVLTDDVADLAVALLLAAARRIPALDHYVRGGQWQARVPLQPARTLRGKTAGIYGFGRIGKAVAQRLAGFGMALRYFQPNVVAATDVPRSASLLALAQESDYLVVCAPGGAATRGMIGPAVLAALGPQGTLINVARGSIVDEAALVAALAAGTLGAAGLDVFANEPEVPVALAALPNVVLTPHVGSLTVETRHAMGQLVIDNLLAHFAGAPLLTPVQ
- a CDS encoding glycine zipper 2TM domain-containing protein — protein: MAPLQLAGQSGAQPLSLQPQQPAAMPQPALASQAAPERAAAQEAEYREPAPRKPAHAPVRSYAARHPQPAPAPAPVVQESKPNYVAIGTGAVVGGLLGNQVGHGNGKKLATLAGIIGGGYVGNEIANRNK
- a CDS encoding 4'-phosphopantetheinyl transferase family protein codes for the protein MSAEPTLPAAPAGHAVLSWPVADAGNGRPVTLAVHLLGFSPAGFDLGAFGGAAIALPPDVARSVRKRQAEYFHGRLAARLALAAAGLPLADVGKGPNREPLWPAGAIGSITHNSRRAGAVALPAQAWHGVGIDLESPAPPELQDSIAALAVDAAELALLAAHEHVLARDALLPLVFSAKESFYKAAYGAVGRFFDFSAVRVRALGPQWLDFTVAEPLCAQWPVGASVRAHWRVLEDGDLLTAVVW
- a CDS encoding ligand-binding sensor domain-containing protein, whose translation is MARASGGDGGPGGAVQAMLRDRDGVFWVRTVAGVFVLPKGASRFERKLDVTGHGILAEHPDGSIWTSDVMRPGLQQLAGAPGADPKAWQIDDRISAFLFDRAGNLWQPDYRGVLRHSAVQARQHRTDAEHGLSGLHGFTVFQDREDNIWVGTENGLDRFREPRLKAIDLPRYTAGARPLAPRREGGAWVDRSALAGPAAAPVPFAPPSSNLDLTTALHAGADGTLWSGGIGGLWKVRAGQREAVPLPAGLVDPQHTAIFSLATDGDGALWASMGRRGLYTLRDGRWSAHGGVTGLAGFAVTAMTADPRGRMWFGSTDDQLALLERLDADSRVRKFSRADGLRIGTVLAILPVADGAWIGGENGLAWFDGQHFTPVTGRAASHLPVSRGWCSRATARCG
- a CDS encoding helix-turn-helix domain-containing protein; translation: MKSLPRELPRFALYGANAPIDNAEFVHIEPIAAHSRPHDWHIGAHRHRGLYQLVFLMTGRVSAQVENMLWQCDGPSVIAVPAGVTHAFSFPDHAAGWVLTLDHHIVTSVDLFAPLFERAQALRLHEAPELRARLAALLGELEAEARGPRYGQPLLVEWLARSILLLVVRLDTERRLADESGRPDFELFSAFRALVERHYRAQWLVARYADELNVTAARLNRVCLRLAGKSAFDMTQDRLLLEACRKLTYMPATIASVGEELGFRDPAYFSRAFKKLMGITPRQFRERALHGTAP